One Glycocaulis abyssi DNA window includes the following coding sequences:
- a CDS encoding acyl-CoA dehydrogenase: MAQWRRNLISKFLMRWYAGVMPEMSDTEAEAIEAGTVWWDAQIMSGRPDWAYLRALETGKLTQAEQAFIDGPLQELCALLDDWQIESELHDLPRPVWDMMIREGLLAMIIPTEYGGKGFSALAHSEVVRTIATRSITAAVTVMVPNSLGPGELLMLYGTDEQKAHYLPRLASGEDIPCFALTGIEAGSDAGAMTDVGVVVEREIDGERVLGIEITCDKRYITLAPVATIAGLAFRLRDPEGLLGGEEELGITVALVPTDTPGLDTGRRHIPSGLAFQNGPVRGENVFVPMDHVLGGRDHIGKGWRMLTGALAAGRGISLPSMSCAAAALSALSCGAYARVREQFGLSIGNFEGVREPLARIAASAYLIDAARKLTAAGIDAGEKPAVVSAIMKCHATERLRQAVNDAMDIHGGKLVMEGPRNYLATAYNSLPVAITVEGANILTRSLIIFGQGAIRCHPYLLDEMEAVRNPDREEGLKAFDHAVFAHIWHDIRNFTRSFVHGLTFGRFAHAPEGAGALAPYYRQLTHASVRLAVISEMALGVLGGALKRKEALSGRLGDILSEIYLLSAVLKRFEAEGRQAADKPLLDYCFEDGLYRVQQRLREVIRHFPGLHWRILLSLFLCPLGQHRQPVSDAVMNAAAQCMLEPGGARDRLTRGVYIGEGDDPLAVLERAFAAIIRRDELLKKLKGAKTELDEAVSKGVLSSSELNEIRGTEALIREALLTDDFDAQAVAAASGADRRA; encoded by the coding sequence ATGGCCCAATGGCGCCGGAACCTCATCAGCAAATTCCTCATGCGCTGGTATGCAGGCGTCATGCCGGAAATGTCGGACACTGAAGCAGAGGCCATCGAGGCTGGCACGGTGTGGTGGGACGCCCAGATCATGTCGGGCCGGCCGGACTGGGCCTATTTGCGCGCGCTGGAGACCGGCAAGCTCACCCAGGCCGAGCAGGCGTTTATTGACGGTCCCCTCCAGGAATTATGCGCCCTGCTGGATGACTGGCAGATCGAGAGCGAGCTGCACGACCTGCCCCGCCCGGTCTGGGACATGATGATCCGCGAGGGCCTTCTGGCGATGATTATTCCTACCGAATATGGCGGCAAGGGTTTCTCGGCGCTGGCCCATTCAGAGGTGGTGCGCACCATTGCCACGCGCTCCATCACGGCGGCTGTCACCGTGATGGTGCCGAACTCGCTGGGGCCGGGCGAATTGCTGATGCTCTACGGGACGGATGAGCAGAAAGCCCATTATCTGCCACGCCTTGCCAGCGGAGAGGATATTCCCTGCTTTGCCCTGACCGGCATCGAGGCCGGGTCGGACGCTGGCGCCATGACTGATGTTGGCGTGGTGGTTGAACGCGAGATCGACGGCGAACGCGTGCTGGGCATCGAGATCACATGCGACAAGCGCTACATCACGCTGGCTCCGGTCGCGACGATTGCGGGCCTTGCCTTCCGCCTGCGTGACCCGGAGGGTTTGCTGGGCGGTGAGGAAGAGCTTGGCATCACTGTCGCGCTGGTGCCCACCGATACGCCGGGGCTGGATACCGGGCGGCGCCACATCCCGTCCGGACTGGCCTTCCAGAACGGGCCGGTGCGCGGCGAGAACGTGTTCGTGCCGATGGATCATGTGCTGGGCGGACGCGATCATATCGGCAAGGGCTGGAGAATGCTGACCGGCGCGCTGGCGGCCGGGCGGGGTATTTCCCTGCCCTCGATGAGCTGCGCTGCTGCCGCCCTGTCCGCGCTTTCCTGTGGTGCCTATGCCCGGGTGCGCGAGCAGTTCGGCCTCTCAATCGGCAATTTTGAAGGCGTGCGTGAACCCCTCGCGCGCATCGCCGCCTCTGCCTACCTGATCGATGCTGCGCGCAAGCTGACGGCTGCCGGAATTGATGCCGGCGAGAAGCCGGCCGTCGTGTCGGCGATCATGAAATGCCATGCGACCGAGCGCCTGCGTCAGGCGGTCAATGATGCGATGGATATTCATGGCGGCAAGCTGGTCATGGAGGGGCCGCGCAATTATCTCGCGACGGCCTATAACTCCCTTCCGGTCGCGATCACGGTGGAAGGCGCGAACATCCTCACGCGCAGCCTGATCATTTTCGGGCAGGGCGCGATACGCTGCCATCCCTACCTGCTCGACGAGATGGAGGCGGTACGTAATCCCGACAGGGAAGAGGGGCTCAAAGCCTTCGATCATGCGGTGTTTGCCCATATCTGGCACGACATCAGGAATTTCACCCGCTCCTTCGTGCACGGGCTGACATTTGGCCGGTTTGCGCATGCACCCGAAGGCGCAGGCGCGCTTGCACCCTATTACCGCCAGCTCACCCATGCCTCGGTGCGCCTTGCCGTGATCTCGGAGATGGCTCTGGGCGTTCTTGGCGGCGCACTGAAACGCAAGGAGGCGCTGTCTGGCCGTCTGGGCGACATACTCTCGGAAATCTACCTTCTGTCAGCCGTGCTCAAGCGGTTCGAGGCGGAAGGACGCCAGGCGGCTGACAAGCCCCTGCTCGACTACTGCTTTGAAGATGGTCTCTATCGTGTCCAGCAGCGCCTGCGCGAGGTGATCCGTCACTTCCCCGGCCTGCACTGGCGCATCCTGCTAAGCCTGTTCCTGTGCCCGCTGGGTCAGCACAGGCAGCCTGTTTCAGATGCGGTGATGAACGCAGCGGCGCAGTGCATGCTGGAGCCGGGCGGCGCCCGCGACCGTCTGACGCGCGGCGTCTATATCGGCGAAGGCGATGATCCGCTTGCCGTTCTGGAACGCGCATTTGCCGCCATCATCCGGCGCGATGAGCTGCTGAAAAAACTGAAAGGGGCAAAGACAGAGCTGGACGAGGCTGTCTCGAAGGGCGTTCTGAGCAGCAGCGAGCTTAACGAGATCAGGGGTACTGAAGCACTCATCCGCGAGGCGCTGCTGACCGATGATTTCGATGCGCAGGCCGTGGCCGCAGCGAGTGGCGCAGACCGGCGGGCTTAA
- a CDS encoding serine hydrolase domain-containing protein gives MTAIRTLLMVTSAAALAMTPAALAPAMAQPAPSAASFNEEALDTLPAFIDGVMAQQIASREVSGALVTVVHQGEVVMSRGYGFVDVENRIPVDGESTLFRPGSISKMFTWIALSQMIEQGHVSLDDDVNDHIDFEIEPFDGQPITVRDLFQHTPGMSDIGGFTTTNAEELVDHAEWTRNNVPQRVTAPGVEVAYSNWGTSLAGYIVEQVSGEHFADYVENHIFSPLGMTSSTFREPLPDGLADRIALGHDLENGRYTARSFDYYSMVMPAGSATVSGPDMARFMIAMLNDGALDGQQVFSEELVALLETNSIANAPRLPGMAHGYLVYREEGPRLIGHAGAMRDFRSNMILSPETGTGIFLSIVAAPAGRPAQGELSAAITGRLFPQAPAPRWSEAAEAEQFAGRYLVNRRDHSAEPHPLMHAEVEAVGSNAITITAIGQTQYFEQIGPGLFEQVTGLREGGPFDRVEFYGEPGAWRLSFASQPFMNWHYVGPLEDSDEEDGEAR, from the coding sequence ATGACCGCAATCCGTACCCTGCTGATGGTCACATCAGCCGCCGCGCTGGCCATGACACCGGCGGCGCTGGCTCCGGCGATGGCCCAGCCTGCCCCGTCTGCTGCCAGCTTCAACGAGGAAGCGCTGGACACCCTGCCCGCCTTCATTGACGGCGTGATGGCCCAGCAGATCGCTTCGCGCGAGGTGTCGGGCGCTCTGGTCACGGTGGTCCATCAGGGCGAAGTGGTGATGAGCCGGGGCTACGGATTTGTCGATGTCGAGAACCGTATTCCGGTCGATGGCGAGAGCACGCTCTTCAGGCCGGGCTCGATCTCGAAAATGTTCACCTGGATCGCGCTGTCGCAGATGATCGAGCAGGGCCATGTCTCGCTGGACGACGATGTCAACGACCATATCGATTTCGAGATCGAGCCCTTTGACGGCCAGCCGATTACCGTGCGCGACCTGTTCCAGCACACGCCGGGCATGAGCGATATAGGCGGGTTTACGACGACGAACGCCGAAGAGCTGGTCGATCACGCCGAATGGACCCGCAATAATGTCCCGCAGCGTGTCACCGCGCCGGGCGTGGAAGTGGCCTATTCCAACTGGGGCACGTCGCTGGCGGGCTATATCGTGGAGCAGGTGTCGGGCGAGCATTTTGCCGACTATGTCGAGAACCACATTTTCTCGCCGCTCGGCATGACCTCCTCGACCTTCCGCGAGCCTTTGCCTGATGGGCTGGCAGATCGCATCGCACTCGGCCACGATCTTGAGAACGGTCGCTATACCGCCCGGTCATTTGACTATTATTCCATGGTGATGCCTGCCGGGTCGGCCACGGTCAGCGGGCCGGACATGGCACGCTTCATGATAGCGATGCTCAATGATGGCGCGCTGGACGGCCAGCAGGTCTTCTCTGAAGAGCTGGTGGCATTACTGGAAACCAACTCGATTGCCAACGCGCCGCGCCTGCCCGGCATGGCGCACGGCTATCTGGTCTATCGCGAGGAGGGGCCACGCCTGATCGGCCATGCCGGGGCGATGCGCGATTTCCGCTCCAACATGATCCTGTCGCCTGAAACCGGCACCGGCATTTTCCTCTCCATCGTGGCTGCGCCCGCCGGGCGCCCGGCGCAAGGCGAGCTGAGCGCCGCGATCACCGGGCGGCTCTTCCCGCAAGCGCCGGCTCCGCGCTGGAGCGAGGCGGCCGAGGCGGAGCAGTTTGCAGGGCGTTATCTCGTCAACCGGCGCGACCATTCGGCCGAGCCGCACCCGCTGATGCATGCGGAGGTGGAGGCTGTTGGCTCCAACGCCATCACCATCACGGCGATCGGCCAGACGCAGTATTTCGAGCAGATCGGACCGGGTCTGTTTGAGCAGGTAACGGGCCTGCGCGAAGGCGGGCCGTTCGACCGGGTGGAGTTCTATGGCGAGCCGGGCGCCTGGCGGCTCTCATTCGCCAGCCAGCCCTTCATGAACTGGCACTATGTGGGTCCGCTTGAAGACAGTGACGAAGAGGACGGCGAGGCGCGCTAA
- a CDS encoding ferric reductase-like transmembrane domain-containing protein: MTVNLPRSSLRAIAWIALAALALALPFIVLLTGQRASGTSFMWDFSMGLGFGALAAAGLQFVLTARFQPITRPYGIDIVYLFHRYFAIGAVALMLGHFAILYIWFEDALGDLNPLTAEWELTMGRIALGAFVLLVITSEFRKTLRIPYELWRYGHIALAIIAFGAAVAHIIGVGHFTAEADKRILWLGVAVSWIGLMVWTRAIRPFRLWHNPWRIVENIPREGGVHSLVLEPLGRGLKNWKPGQFVWLTLGASPFALKEHPFTISTPPEHGPKVTLSIKPLGDFSEWAVHTSPGAKAYLDGPYGAFSIDNDPEAKGFVMIAGGVGITPMMSNIHALQERNDPRPVILIYGNKDWESAHFRHELAKLEETLNLKVVHVLENPPDGWEGETGFIDRKVLADHLPEETRHWPHFLCGPGPLTDAAKSNLLAMGVPLTAIDSEIFDLV; this comes from the coding sequence ATGACCGTCAATCTGCCCCGTTCGTCCTTGCGGGCCATTGCCTGGATCGCTCTGGCGGCACTGGCACTGGCCCTGCCCTTTATTGTACTGCTGACAGGCCAGCGCGCCAGCGGCACCAGCTTCATGTGGGATTTTTCGATGGGGCTGGGCTTTGGCGCGCTGGCCGCTGCGGGCCTGCAATTCGTGCTCACCGCCCGCTTCCAGCCGATCACCCGGCCCTATGGCATCGACATCGTCTACCTGTTCCACCGCTATTTCGCGATTGGCGCGGTAGCGCTGATGCTTGGCCATTTCGCCATTCTCTATATCTGGTTCGAAGACGCGCTGGGCGATCTGAACCCGCTCACCGCAGAGTGGGAGCTGACCATGGGACGCATTGCGCTTGGCGCGTTCGTGCTGCTGGTCATCACGTCTGAATTCCGCAAAACGCTGCGCATCCCTTACGAACTCTGGCGCTATGGCCACATAGCTCTCGCGATCATCGCGTTCGGCGCAGCCGTGGCCCATATTATCGGCGTTGGCCATTTCACCGCCGAGGCCGACAAGCGCATCTTATGGCTGGGTGTGGCGGTGAGCTGGATCGGCCTGATGGTGTGGACACGGGCGATCCGCCCTTTCCGCCTCTGGCACAATCCGTGGCGCATCGTGGAGAATATTCCGCGCGAGGGCGGGGTGCATTCCCTCGTGCTGGAGCCCTTGGGCAGGGGCCTGAAAAACTGGAAGCCCGGCCAGTTTGTCTGGCTGACGCTCGGCGCATCTCCCTTCGCCCTGAAGGAGCATCCCTTCACCATCTCCACCCCGCCAGAGCATGGCCCGAAAGTGACGCTCTCCATCAAGCCGCTCGGCGATTTCAGCGAGTGGGCGGTGCATACCAGCCCAGGCGCGAAAGCGTATCTCGACGGGCCTTATGGCGCGTTCTCCATCGATAATGACCCGGAAGCGAAGGGCTTTGTGATGATTGCCGGCGGGGTCGGCATCACGCCGATGATGAGCAATATCCACGCCCTGCAGGAACGCAATGATCCGCGCCCGGTCATCCTGATCTATGGCAACAAGGACTGGGAGAGCGCCCATTTCCGCCATGAGCTGGCGAAGCTGGAGGAGACGCTGAACCTCAAAGTCGTCCATGTGCTGGAGAACCCGCCGGACGGCTGGGAGGGCGAAACAGGCTTTATCGACCGCAAGGTGCTGGCAGACCATCTGCCCGAAGAGACGCGCCACTGGCCGCACTTCCTGTGCGGTCCCGGCCCGCTGACCGATGCGGCCAAGTCAAACCTGCTCGCGATGGGCGTGCCGCTGACGGCCATCGATTCTGAAATCTTCGATCTGGTTTAG